CAAGGTGATTGATAAGTCTGGAAACGATGTGACATCTCAGTACATAGAAGGCGCGAAGAAAACGTTAACGATTGCAAGAGAAATGAAAGCAGAGACCGTCGTATTGAAAGAAAACAGCCCCTCGTGCGGAAGCTCTATGATCTATAATGGAACGTTTACTGGAGAACAGCTTGCTGGGAACGGTGTGACAACTGCTTTATTGAAAAAAGAAGGATTTAGGGTAATGTCTGAAACGGACTGGTTGAATGAAGTGAAATCGTAAATAGCTTTATCCAGTTTCAAAATCTCGTATTGGCGATTTGAAAAAATATCTGCATCGTGTCATCATAAGAAAAAGATTATTGTGCGTGTAAAGAGGCACGAAGGAGGAACTATTACGTGCTGACAAAGGTAAGGCAAGATTTACAAAACTATTTCGGTTATTCTTCATTTCGGCCGGGGCAGGAAAAAGTCATTTCAAATGTTTTAGAAAAAAAACGGAATTCTGCATGCATTATGCCGACTGGAGGCGGAAAATCGATATGCTATCAAATTCCGGCCCTGCAGCTCCCAGGCACTACCCTCGTCATCTCCCCTCTCATTTCGCTAATGAAGGATCAGGTGGATGCTCTGAACGTAGCCGGAATTCCAGCTTCCTATATTAATAGCTCTCTCTCATATCAGGAAATGAGAATCAGGCTTTCAGAAACGAAGCAGGGGAGATACAAGTTATTGTACATTGCTCCGGAACGTCTGCAATCACCTGAATTTTTGCAGGAAATCAAGCAGCTCGAGATTCCACTTATTGCCGTAGACGAAGCTCATTGTATTTCCCAATGGGGACATGATTTCAGGCCAAGCTATATGAATATTAAGGAAATGCTGAATGCTTTACCCGGAGATCCTGTCATTTTGGCTTTGACTGCAACGGCAACCCCACAGGTCAGTGACGATATTTGCCGTCTGCTTCATATTGACGCTTCCCAGGTCGTATCTACCGGCTTCGCCCGCAGTAATCTATCGTTTCAGCTCGTAAAAGGCGAGGATAAAATGCGCTATCTTGAAAATTATATCAAAACAAATAAGGATGAATCGGGCATTATTTATACGGCAACCCGCAAGGAAGCCGATCGGATTTCCCAGGCTTTACGTATTAAAGGTATTCGGGCAGGACGTTACCATGCCGGGATGAATGATGAGGAAAGGCTGCGGGAGCAGGAGGATTTTCTTCAGGATAATATAACGATTATGGTGGCTACATCGGCATTCGGGATGGGAATTGATAAATCAAATATACGATATGTAATTCATTATCAAATGCCAAAGGATATGGAGAGCTACTATCAGGAAGCTGGCAGGGCTGGCCGGGATGGTGCGGATAGTGAATGCATTTTGCTATATTCCGCTCAGGACGTGCAAATCCAGCGATTTTTAATTGAGCAGTCAACCACAAATGAAAGCCGGCAAATCCAGCAGCTTGAGAAGCTTCGGCAAATGATGGATTATTGCCATACGGAAGGTTGCCTTCAGGCGTTTATTCTTCGTTATTTTGGTGAACAATCACCGGAGGATTGCGGGCAGTGCAGCAGCTGTACGGATGAACGCGAGCTGACAGATGTCACCCGGGAAGCGCAAATGGTGATGTCGTGCTTGATCAGAATGGGGGCACGGTTTGGGAAAACCTTTATTTCTCAGGTGTTGACTGGCTCAAGAAATAAGAAAGTGGTAGAAGCCGGCTTTGACAAGCTCACAACTTATGGCATGATGAAGGACAAATCCTTGCAAGAGGTCAATGAGTTTATCGAATTTTTAACTTCAGAATTATACCTTGGAGCAACAACGGGACAATATCCAACACTTTATGTAACGGAAAAGGGGAAAGAAGTTTTGTTAGGGAAGTCTGGCGTCGAACGAAAAGCTAGAATGCAAACTTCACAGCTTGTGGAAGACGATGAATTGTTCAACCATTTGCGGGCGGTCAGAAAAAGCATCGCAGAAGAAGAAAATGTTCCTCCGTTTGTCGTTTTTTCAGATGTCACATTGCGTGATATGTGCGCAAAGCTTCCGGACAACCCTCAAGATTTTCTAAATGTAAAAGGTGTCGGTGAGCAAAAAAGGCAAAGGTATGGAGAACGCT
This window of the Bacillus gobiensis genome carries:
- a CDS encoding DUF523 domain-containing protein gives rise to the protein MILVSSCLAGENCRYDGNNRFVEEIEQLIQQRKAKMVCPELLGGFSTPREPAEIVGGTGEDVLAGSAKVIDKSGNDVTSQYIEGAKKTLTIAREMKAETVVLKENSPSCGSSMIYNGTFTGEQLAGNGVTTALLKKEGFRVMSETDWLNEVKS
- the recQ gene encoding DNA helicase RecQ translates to MLTKVRQDLQNYFGYSSFRPGQEKVISNVLEKKRNSACIMPTGGGKSICYQIPALQLPGTTLVISPLISLMKDQVDALNVAGIPASYINSSLSYQEMRIRLSETKQGRYKLLYIAPERLQSPEFLQEIKQLEIPLIAVDEAHCISQWGHDFRPSYMNIKEMLNALPGDPVILALTATATPQVSDDICRLLHIDASQVVSTGFARSNLSFQLVKGEDKMRYLENYIKTNKDESGIIYTATRKEADRISQALRIKGIRAGRYHAGMNDEERLREQEDFLQDNITIMVATSAFGMGIDKSNIRYVIHYQMPKDMESYYQEAGRAGRDGADSECILLYSAQDVQIQRFLIEQSTTNESRQIQQLEKLRQMMDYCHTEGCLQAFILRYFGEQSPEDCGQCSSCTDERELTDVTREAQMVMSCLIRMGARFGKTFISQVLTGSRNKKVVEAGFDKLTTYGMMKDKSLQEVNEFIEFLTSELYLGATTGQYPTLYVTEKGKEVLLGKSGVERKARMQTSQLVEDDELFNHLRAVRKSIAEEENVPPFVVFSDVTLRDMCAKLPDNPQDFLNVKGVGEQKRQRYGERFIEEIQTFCAENPDRNRKSEAVMTSKPSKKRTPTDEPSHLETYKMFQEGMSIKELAEAREITEETAGSHLLRCISEGHSIDWERIITYQIEAQIKEAVEKVGKEKLKPLKENVSEEISYFIIKLTLEKWRQESGQIV